In Podospora pseudoanserina strain CBS 124.78 chromosome 5, whole genome shotgun sequence, a single window of DNA contains:
- a CDS encoding hypothetical protein (EggNog:ENOG503NXIG; COG:S): protein MALDKVIVVGAGPSGLLLTLLLSRASIPVELIEQTEGLDTNPRASHYSPESCREFDRAGILDDVREAGFIPDGVSWRRLEGEDKSRLIKITNPALKPGDDPESAAFRHRMVCLPLHKLGKILETHVKSQGTAEIKYGRKVVEIGEDADKGKAWVKVEKADGSTEIREADYVVGCDGANSIIRRKLFGDSVYPGYTWDKQIVATNIYYDGFKDVDFDDSQFFVHPEHWHMVARIQPDGLYRVTYGEIGGLTYDQLKERQPAKFQAILPGNPTPEKYQLVNFSPYKVHQRCVDRMRVGRFLLAADAAHLCNPFGGMGLTGGIADVGSLYDSLRGIDNKKAEDSILDKYDEVRRRIWHEVINPISTENMQRLFQYQNANEFVDKDPLYKLVREMQNPDKKLERGGPPNASVTVSQRLLWS, encoded by the exons ATGGCCCTTGATAAAGTAATAGTCGTCGGTGCCGGCCCCTCCGGCCTCCTCTtgaccctcctcctctcccgggCCTCCATCCCCGTCGAGCTCATCGAACAGACCGAAGGCctcgacaccaacccccgcGCCAGCCACTACAGCCCCGAGTCCTGCCGCGAATTCGACCGTGCTGGTATCCTCGACGATGTCCGAGAAGCAGGATTCATCCCTGACGGAGTATCATGGCGAAGACTGGAAGGCGAGGACAAGAGTCGACTCATCAAAATCACCAACCCGGCCCTCAAACCCGGGGATGACCCAGAATCAGCCGCCTTCAGACATCGCATGGTCTGCCTTCCGTTGCACAAACTGGGGAAAATATTGGAGACACATGTGAAGAGTCAAGGCACAGCTGAGATCAAGTATGGTCGGAAGGTTGTCGAGATTGGCGAGGATGCTGACAAAGGCAAGGCTTGGGTCAAGGTTGAAAAGGCCGATGGAAGCACCGAGATACGCGAGGCAGATTACGTTGTTGGCTGTGATGGCGCGAATAGCATCATTCGGCGGAAATTGTTTGGTGACTCGGTGTATCCAGGGTATACCTGGGACAAGCAGATTGTTGCGACAAACATCTATTATGATGGGTTCAAAGACGTTGACTTTGATGACAGTCAGTTCTTTGTGCATCCTGAACATTG GCACATGGTTGCAAGGATACAGCCTGATGGGCTTTACCGCGTAACTTATGGCGAGATCGGTGGACTCACCTATGACCAACTCAAGGAGAGACAACCAGCCAAATTTCAAGCAATCTTACCCGGCAATCCAACCCCTGAGAAATATCAGCTTGTCAACTTCAGTCCGTACAAAGTCCATCAGCGATGTGTTGACAGGATGAGAGTTGGACGCTTCTTGCTTGCGGCTGACGCAGCCCATCTTTGCAATCCATT TGGAGGCATGGGTTTGACTGGAGGCATCGCAGATGTTGGCAGTTTGTATGACTCCCTTCGCGGCATTGACAACAAGAAGGCAGAGGACTCTATTCTCGACAAATACGATGAAGTAAGACGGAGGATCTGGCACGAAGTCATTAATCCTATTTCTACGGAAAACATGCAACGTCTCTTCCAGTACCAAAACGCGAATGAGTTTGTCGACAAGGATCCGTTGTACaagctggtgagggagatgcaGAATCCCgacaagaagcttgagaGGGGCGGCCCTCCAAATGCAAGTGTCACTGTTTCCCAGCGGTTGTTGTGGTCATGA
- a CDS encoding hypothetical protein (EggNog:ENOG503Q3Z7; COG:G) translates to MHASHLGVLLSGLLVSAKSASASSILFSGGTIIAFDRATNSLDVIRDGSVLVTDDRITSVFAGSIPPSSVSIPSDVEEVDITNKILTPGFIDTHRHGWQTAYKTLGSNTSLVDYFNRFGEFPTAANYPFTPEEIYYSQLAGLYEALNAGVTTTLDHAHGTFSNATSSASFQASIDSGARVFWAYAFHELENYPLSEQFAHYRSIFTEAPHLNTPTTLGIAYDGFGPNPNQEIISTIISLTHETNASVLTTHSVQGPYGITNSPEDFAAQSLFTSLPPTTPIVFSHASFLSAVGAQLLRTYNHTISITPESEMHYGHTHPTSHLILDRASIGVDTHFTFSTDILTQTRMWLQSVRRLLYAEVLNRWQVPVNNPMSANQAFLLATRNGGLSLRREDLGIIAPGAKADLVIWDGGTGPNMWGWRDPVAAVVLHGNIGDVEGVVVDGRWKKRGGKLTDERFEDVKMKFAEVARRVQDRVVEAGVGLPGEGERFVVSGLEFGNSTVVDVQVGEGDGYGGLFL, encoded by the coding sequence ATGCACGCCAGTCATCTTGGGGTCCTCCTCTCGGGACTTCTTGTCTCAGCCAAGAGCGCCTCAGCTTCATCGATCCTATTCTCCGGAGGCACAATCATTGCCTTTGACCGTGCAACAAACTCTCTCGATGTCATCCGCGATGGCTCTGTCTTGGTAACCGACGACCGCATCACCAGCGTCTTTGCTGGGTCAATTCCACCCTCTTCGGTCTCCATCCCGTCAGACGTGGAAGAGGTAGACATCACAAACAAAATCCTCACTCCCGGCTTCATCGACACCCACCGTCACGGCTGGCAAACAGCCTACAAAACCCTCGGCAGCAACACCTCCCTCGTTGATTACTTCAACCGCTTCGGCGAGTTCCCCACCGCAGCCAACTACCCCTTCACCCCAGAAGAAATTTACTACAGCCAACTCGCCGGCCTGTACGAAGCCCTCAACGCAGGCgtgaccaccaccctcgaccaCGCCCACGGCACCTTTTCCAAcgccacctcctcagccagcTTCCAAGCCTCCATCGACAGCGGCGCTCGCGTCTTTTGGGCCTACGCTTTCCACGAACTAGAAAACTACCCCCTCTCTGAACAATTCGCCCACTACCGCTCCATTTTCACCGAAGCCCCCCACCTTaacaccccaaccaccctcGGGATAGCGTACGACGGCTTCGgtcccaacccaaaccaagAAATaatctccaccatcatctccctcacccacGAAACCAACGCCTCTGTCTTGACAACACACTCCGTCCAGGGACCATATGGAATCACAAACTCCCCTGAGGACTTCGCCGCCCAGTCTTTattcacctccctccccccaaccacaccgATCGTCTTCTCCCACGCATCATTCCTCTCCGCCGTCGGtgcccagctcctccgcaCATACAATCACACCATCAGCATAACACCCGAGTCGGAGATGCACTACGGACATACCCACCCCACCTCCCATCTAATCCTCGACCGTGCCTCGATCGGGGTGGACACGCATTTCACTTTCTCGACCGATATCCTAACCCAAACACGCATGTGGCTGCAATCTGTCCGACGGCTCCTCTACGCAGAAGTACTAAACCGTTGGCAGGTGCCAGTTAACAACCCCATGTCTGCGAACCAGGCTTTTTTACTTGCCACGCGGAACGGGGGGCTGTCGCTGAGAAGAGAGGATCTGGGGATTATTGCCCCTGGGGCGAAGGCTGATTTGGTGATTTGGGATGGAGGGACGGGGCCGAATAtgtgggggtggagggacCCGgttgcggcggtggtgttgcaTGGGAATattggggatgtggagggggtggtggtggatgggaggtggaagaagaggggtggGAAGTTGACGGATGAGAGGTTTGAGGACGTGAAAATGAAGTTTGCGGAGGTTGCGAGACGGGTGCAGGATAGGGTTGTTGaggcgggggttgggttgccgggggagggggagaggtttgtgGTTAGTGGGCTGGAGTTTGGGAATAGTACCGTGGTTGATGtgcaggttggggagggggatgggtatggggggttgtttttgtga